GAAATTACAACGTGCCGTCCCCAGAGGAATAACCACTTCCTAAACTTTGCTTATATCAGTTCCCTTACTCACCCCCTCCTTCAGAAAAGAACCAGGGAATTCGAACGTTTGGGTATCAACGGAATTCAATTTTTATCGCAAACTACAGAACTTTTTACCCTCGCCGAGACTCTATGTAACTGCCTGCAACGACTGCTAGGCCATTGGTATGCACGCAAACTTTCCCCTATTTGTTGGTCATTTACTTTGCATCGATGGAACTTCCAACGTTTTCgcggagaagaaaaaaagaaaggcagtcggcgacgagctcgttAAGCTTGGCCATTCCTGCCGAGAACCTCCCGGCGCTGCTTGATTGCGTCGGCAAGTTGGTCCAGAACGGCAACGGTGTCGTCCCAGTGGATGCATGCATCCGTGATACTAACACCGTATTTCAaaccctccttgccctccttgggTACCTTCTGGTTACCTGCTGATGGGTTAGCACCTGCGGCCGGACGAAACAATTCGGACATCACTGACCCTCGTTGATATTGCTTTCAATCATGACACCCATGATGGcagcttcgccgccggcgatcTGGCCAGCGAGGTCAGCGGCAACCCTAGGCTGGTTCTTGTGGTTCTTCAGCGAGTTGCCATGGCTGCAATCAACCATAAGTCTCTGGGGGAGGCCGGCCTTCTCCAATGCAGCCTTCGCCTCTGCAATGCTCTTGGCATCGTAGTTGGTGCCCCGAGTACCACCTCTCAGAATGGTGAAGCAGTCCTCGTTGCCCACGGTGCCAACGATGGCAACAACACCAGGCTTGGTGACGGAGAGGAAGTGATGGGGGTGTCTGACAGCGCCGATGGCGTCAATGGAGACCCCGAGGGAGCCGTCGGTGCCGTTCTTGAAACCAACAGGGAAACTGAGACCGCTGGCCAGCTCTCGGTGAAGCTGACTCTCGGTGGTTCTCGCGCCGACCGCGCCAACGGACAGCAAATCGGCAAGGAACTGAGGCGAGATGGTATCGAGCATCTCGCTGGCAATGGGCATGCCCTTGTCCGTAAGGTCGACGAAGAGCTGTCTTGACAGCCGCAGGCCCTTGTTGATCTTGAAGCTGTTGTCGATATCCGGGTCGTTGATCAGTCCCTTCCATCCCACTGTTGTGCGTGGCTTCTCCAGGTAGGAGCGCATGACAATGAGCAGCTCATCCTTGTGCTTCTCCTTAGCTTGCAGCAGCAAGTCGCAGTactcgagggcggccttgggGTCGTGAATCGAGCAAGGACCAATAATGACCAAGAGTCTTTGCTTCTCGTCGGTACCATTTACAATGGCGACAGCCtcctcgcggccctcgatCACGGTCTGCTTCGACTTGGCAGTTTGTGCGATTTCGTGCTGAAGCAGATCGGGAGGAGTCAGAGGATTGTAGCCCCGAACTAGAGAACCGATTAGCCCTTGGATAGTGCGTGGAAAGGTCTAAACTGGTTCTTACTTCGCCAATCTTCGCTCTCGGCCTTGTTGCCGACATTCTTGTTCTCGATGAAGAAGCTCTATGGTGACGGGTGAGTCAGACGTACTCGAGCGCGGGCTAGGGACGGGGTTAGGGGGACGAGCGAGAGATCACTTACAGACATGATGGCTGCGACGGAAAATAACCCAGAAACGCAATTGAGAAGAGGGTTATGGCGTGAAGCTTTGTCCGGAAAAGAAAGACTCAAGCAACTGACAGGAAAATATTGCAATTGTCTGCTTAgactttttttcttgttctttgTAGGATGTTGCGACGAGGGCAACTTCGAGGAGAGTATGACTGTCTGTGCCTGAGCAATCCAATGAGCGAAGACTCATTCGTCCCTGCCCAGTGCCACCCCGGCAGCACACTACAGTTCGTACCCCGCCGAAGACGGCCcaggaaaaaaagaaaaaaagtcGACCAATGCAACTCGCCACGCCCATCAGTGAGGGGCATCCTTGCTGCACCCTTCTGGCGCTGCCTGTGACGTCCCCCCAGTGGACCTGTTCAGCCGCCTGGAGTGGCGCCACAAACTGGGTCTCACCGCCCTGTGAAAGCCCCGAAGACCGGGCACTTGCAGGCGGCGGGTGGCCGGAGCAAAGTGCAGTCGATGCAATATCGACTTGAATTGTTCATACCTCTcgcatccatccatccaatcGGGGCTGATGGACACAAGCACATGTCACACTGTTCATCCTCGAGGGGCCTTCTAGTCTAAGAATCAAACCATAGCACTTCTAGCCATATTCAACCTACTCTACTTAGTCGTCCTACGCCTGATGATACCGATGTCGGCGATACTCTAAAATCAATCAGTCGTCCAATAACCGTTTCGCAGCCGCATCCAAGACCGCTCTACCTAGAGCGTCTTTTTCAGGGGCTTGTAAGCGTCCTTCTCCATCTGTTCGTAGCCATTGAATCGCCCATACACCCATTTCAGGAGGCTCGTGCTAGCCGTCATCAATGCCGCAGAGAATGTGAACAATCCAACTCGCTGTACAGTGTTGAGGACGTCAAAGATAGGATAGGGGTACCTGCGACCTGTCAGCGGACTGAGAATGCATCTGCCGCAATGCGGAGCCACTTACCATCCGTTCTTACTGAAGCACAACTCAACCCAGCCCCAGTACAAGAATGCAAAAATCATGCTGATTGACATGGCCGAGTACGCACGAATCGTCCATGGGGGGCTGAACAGGATGAGGTCGAGAGATAGGACGACAGCTGGGACCAGATGAAAACCGACGTCTGGCAACCAATGGAGCTCGAACCCTTCCGGTATCAACAACCGCTTGTCGATGGACCGAATTCCCCAGTACAGGATGCTGATGAGTACTTCCAACGGTGCCGCCGTGATTGACAAAGCGTTCTTGACAGCAAACAGCGAAGGGTTCAACGTGATGTCGGCCAGCAATCCTGTTGTGAACGTCACAAAGGACAGAATCAAACCGATGTTGGTGAGGTGCTGGTAGTTCCCTCCGAAGCCCATGGAGATGTCATGAGTGAGCCCGCTCAAGAAGTTGAACGAAGCAAGAAACGAGAGGATGCCGGCAATGTGCAGCACCAAGGAGACTGAACGAGACGGCGATTCCAGCCGTTGCAGGTGATGTTTGGCCATTTTGGTTCTGAGCTCAGGTGACAAGAGTCCTGTGCGATCCGAAGTTGCGATGTGTTTGAGGATCAAGTTGTTGTGATAAGGGATGATGAGATGACAGTTTTCGCGATTAGacacggggggggggggggggcgcaAAGGGAAATGAGCTGTTAAGGGAGAAAATGTCTCTGAGAAATGGAACGGACTGGCCTTTTTGGTTACACTGAGACGAACTTTGCGAAGAGGGGAACGAAGCCATAAAGCTTTTATTTGCAACTGGTCCCGAGGACGTTCACAGCAGCCAATCAAGGCAGCATTGATGCATCGTCAGGCTGACGGGGCTGCGGCAACTTGCAATTGTCCGTTGGCATCAGAAGGCTTCGTCATGAGGTCACTGATGGATCCCAGCGGCGCGGTCCACCTCCTTGGGTGTGATTTCACAAGATGCAAGATCTACGCAAATGCCCCTCAGCAAGCTTGGAAGGCCCTGTCGCCATGGGAGCTACCAGACGCTAAGATAAGCCAGTAGATAAGCAAGTACGAAATATGGGTCCTACAACGAGGCTGTCTGATGCATCAAATGCTTTACCTGATTGGTCACGATGAAAGCTTCCTCGCGAGCTTCGAGCTGGGGAAATTTCAGCCTTACAGTTGCAACCCGAAGAAGTGCGCCGTATCAAAATTACCTTTCGCCGACACCGTGCTCTTTTTGTGCTTAATCACAGCGAAACAATGGCCGATGAGGACTCCAAGGGGAACAAGAGGTCCCATGAGGCCTTCGCTGCCCAAGATGACGGTATGTACCCAGAATGGAAGATCACAGGATGTGCCGTCTGCTCTTTGTTTCGCTTCGGCTCGTATCGCTGGTCGTGCTAAACGATCACTGGTTCTATGAACGATGGTTGCGATACGTCGGCAGGCTACTGGGATCGTCGACACCGGCGACCAGggacagcgacggcgacagcaagCAGTAGAACACCATGAATGAGAAATGCTGACGAAGTGAATAGACAGCTCttcggacgacgacatgggTCCTCAGCTGCCCTCAGAAGccccgaagaagaagcgccgGGTCCTCCTCTACGAGAAACTATATGTTGCCGCACTTCCCAAATCGACCCGATATTCAAAGTCCCTGATGCACAAGGAGCAACTTGCCTTCGTGACTGTCACGCCACTCACAGATTTCATCATCACATCCtccatcgacggcgtcgtgaAGTTCTGGAAGAAAGTGGCGCAGGGCATCGAATTTGTCAAGGAATTCAAGGCGCATGCGGACGAGATCCGATCAGTCTCGGTCAGTCAAGACGGAAGGAGCTTCGCGACCGCTGGTACAGACGAGACCGTCAAGATCTTCGACGTCATTACCTTCGATCTCCTGGCCATGCTCAAGCTGAAATTTGTGCCTCGGTGCGTGTGTTGGGTTCACAACAGAGGGGCATCTCTTCCTTTGCTTGCGGTGTCCGAAGACACCAACTCCAACATACATATTTTCGACGGTcgaggggagagggaagacCCTATACACAGTATCAAGTCACTGCATAGAAGCCCAGTGACTATCATGGTCTTCAACAGCCTATACGATTGTGTGTTATCTGCGGACGATAAAGGTATGCTGGAGTACTGGCGACCGAGCGGCGACTACGAGAAGCCGGATAATGTCTTCGAGTTCAAGGCCTCCACAAACCTGTTTGAGTTCAAAAAGGCGAAATCGATTCCGACGTCAATCACCATTTCGCCTACAGGGAAGCAATTCGTAACTTTCTCCCAGCCAGACAGGAAAATCCGAATCTTCGACTTTGCGTCCGGCAAACTGTACCGGACATATGACGAGTCGCTACAGGTCATCGAGGAGATGCAACAAGCCGGTTCCGTTCTTCAAAAGTTAGAAACCGTCGAATTTGGTCGACGTTTCGCAGTCGAACGGGAGATCGACTCGGCGGCGTACAAAAACAAGGCCAACGTCATCTTCGACGAATCTGGCAACTTTATCATCTATGGGTCAATCGTCGGCGTCAAAGTGCTCAACACCTACACCAACCAGATCGTAAGGGTGTATGGTAAAGATGAAAACTTCCGAGCAGTCAACCTGGCGATCTACCAAGGTCAGCCGCAGAAGAAAGGCATCACCACCGTAGAGATGGGTGCCTCTGCCAACCCTCTGCTCCAGGAGTCCGAGTCGAGGGACCCTATTCTGATTGCGACGGGAGTGAACAAGCAGCGATTTTATATGTTCACCAATGATGAGGACATATCCAAATCAGTAAGAGATGTCCAGAACGAGAAGCCTACCATTCTTGGCCAGAAGAAGGCTGCagaggccaagaagatcgAAACAGGAACTGCAGCAGTCATCCACACGAGCTATGGCGACATCCACATCCGCCTGTTCCCCGATGCTGCTCCCAAGGCTGTCGAGAACTTCGTCACGCATTCGAAGAAGGGCTACTACAATAACACAATCTTCCATCGTGTAATTCGCAAGTTCATGATCCAGGGTGGAGATCCTCTTGGCGACGGCACCGGTGGCGAAAGTATATGGGGCAAGGAGTTCGCGGATGAGTTCAGCAGTCTGAAGCACGACAAGCCATACACCGTCAGCATGGCTAATGCAGGCCCAAACACCAATGGCAGTCAGTTCTTTATCACTACGGAAAAGACGGTGAGTGCAAGCATCTTCCCCTACACGAGTGACCAAAAAGCCCATGCAACCAGAAACAAAAGAGGGCGACTCTGTTTCTCGCCTAGCCCTCAGCTTCTACTTGgttctgctgcttcttctggatggccccctccccccttgctCTTCTCTGTTTGAACCCCCCCTAGCCCTCCGTCGATATTTGTCTCTGTTGGTGTATTGAAGAACGACCTATTATCCAAGGCGAACAGGATGTCAACTTGTGCTGTgaattttttttttacaTTATTTTGATCCAGACTCTTACTGACAGCTGTTGATGCAGCCGTGGCTGGACGGAAAGCACACCATCTTCGGGCGTGCGACTCAGGGGCTGGACATTATCCACAAAATCGAGAACGTACGGACGTACAAAGAGAAGCCAGAGGAAGACATCAAAATCCTCAACATCGATATAGTATAGCCACCAAGTGAGCGGGCTCATCTGTGGGATCCATATGAAATAAAACGGGATCAAAACTGTGCTGGTACGCCCCCACGCAAGGATTGTTGTGATGAGAAAAAGCAATGCGGCAATGCACCATCCCCGCAAGCCTGACGGAACAGCACACGGTCAAATGGGCTTCACGATGCAGCCGCAGGGCGAATCGAGTCCATCCAACTGGGTGAGGCTGTCGTTTGCTCACGTGGACGCAAGAGACCGCCTTTGGGCTGCTGACCATCCGCAATCGGCCTGCATTGCCGCAACCCAATTCGGGCCTGATTTCACCGGTCAATGTCCCTCGTACTTAAGAAGTCGTTCGGGGCGCAACTCGGTCTTCGTGACGCGGTTCACAGATCGACACGACGTTGTTGCTCCGCCCAAACTCCCGTCTGTCTCTTACGGGCAACGTAGAtagtgaggacggcctcTCGACCCTTTTCCGGACGGAGATTGCGTGGaaacagacagacagacggcTTCCTTTTCATACATCCGCTGCATGTTCGCGTAACATGAAATAACCAATCATACATCCGCCTTTGACCCCGCGCTCCTCAATTCGGCTCCCCGGTTTCTCGTCCCGGGGGGGATTGACGTCTTTGGTCTCAGTATGCCACGCCCAAAGAAGCCAGGGGCGCCAGAGCCAAAACGCCGAAGTCGAAATGGATGTTGGTGAGTGCCATCTCAAGTGGAGCGTCCTGGACATCTCTGGTAACACTCACTTACTTGCCCGTAGGCCGTGTAAAGCGCGAAAGGTGAAGTGTGGTGAGGAACATCCGACTTGTACCAAGTGAGTTCGTCAATGTTCTTCTAATTCTCTGAGACTGTGGACTTCGAATTCAGATGTAAATCCTTAGCGGTGCTTGTCATGTCTTTTTATTACGGTTTTCCCTCCGCATTCATTTTTTTCGCCACTTGTTTTGATGCCATTCTTAGGGCAAGAATGCTCTGAACATTACCTCATGACGGAGGAGTATGTTCTGAGATATATCTGTTCCCGTTAATGAGAAATCCCCAGAAAACTAGCGCTCTCCAATCTTTGAAACTTGAAAATAGCAAAAACTAACCCATGAGACCAGCTGCCAAAAGACAGGAGAGACTTGCGACTATAGCGTGCGTCTGAACTGGGAGGGTCGTCGGACGAAAAGATCCCTCTCCTTCGGGACGGCAACAGAGACTGCTCAGCTGCCGGAAGCGCCTCTAGAGCCCCAACAATCTTCATTCAGCCATACGTTTTCCATCAGTAACTCCGTACCCCAAATCCACCACAAGTCTACAATCAGGCGTGCTCAAACCAGCCCAGAGAGTATTAAACCTGGCAAAAGAAAGCTGGAGCCTCTCGGATCTATTGGTGATGGCCCTAACCAGTCAGGCAACTCTCGTTTTGGTACGACATGGCATAGTCGGGCGCAGATGCTTGCAACATCCCCCATTGTTCCCGAACATGCCGTCACCACTGCACCGGGACCCCGTCGAATCGTTCCAGAAGTCACCAACACATTGCAGAGATCGCACAAAAGGGCCAAGTCGCTAACTGGATCAAGTGACTCTGAGGGGCTTCGCCAGCACGGTCCCGTCTCTTCCCCAACGTCATTGACGGGGACTAGTCCTCCGGTGTCTCGTCTTCACTCCGGCACTGGTTCCATATCCGCCGGCTCCCCGTTGACGCCAGTATCATTGGGGTTTAGGTATGAGGATGACACTCTCTCACCAATTCTGAGCTTGCCTTCACCAGCGTCTCCAGAGAGCAGTCGACTATCGGTAAACTACTTGTTATCGGGTTCGCCGAATGCATCTCACGGACGTAGCAGAAACACTCCATCGTCTTTGGGCCCGCCCTTTGGCTCAGCTATTACTACCGGAGCGCCAGACGAAGGATTGTTTTACGGGTATGATCATGGCATCCTGGATACTGATATTGACCAGAACGATGACTCCGGGGCCATTCCCCAGATGGCAACGTACAGTCCATGCGATACTGCCATTTCCAACGGTATGTACAGCGAGGCCTCGTGGCGTTTCGAATTCGTACACAGCGCCTCTGTGCGAGACGGATACTATAGACAGCCGGTGCCAATATGGATACCACGCAATGTTcacccgctgccgcccaagTGAGTCCCTATCATCTTGCACTTGATAATAGGCTAACAGCCGCAAGGCTTCGTGATAATCCCATGAATCTTTTGGTCAGTCCATAGCCCCCAGTCATCTCGATGCAATAGTGCTTGCTTACCAACGTTGCGAAACAGTACTTCGTAAGCACGTGTGATAAGTACCTGACTGTCGTGAAAATAACCTCGAGCGGCAGCATCACTTTCTAAATCACACAGCGAAAGGTACGTATGATCTCGCGGTATTGAGCATGGGACGAGCCAACTGATCTGTGTTAGTGTTGGTTCCTTACGACGACCCCAAATCCAACCCTTTTCGAACAGTTCTGCCACAGATGGCAGCCAGAAACGATCACCTGCTCAGCTTGCTCCTCGCATACTCAGGCAGGTCATTCCGTACCGCCTCCCCTTGTCTCTTCTGACGAACTGCCGCAGCTGCCCATCGAGCCAGGCTTCTGGGCCAAAAGGAGCCGCAGATGAGGATCGCCCTTTGGGTCCAAGACATTTTCCCGGTGCTCCGACAAGCTCTCGGCGACAGGGAGCAGATCATCTCAAACACAAGCCTGGCGACGGCCGTTATGCTAGCCTCGCTCGAGATCATCTCCCCGACGGCGTTCGGCTACGATATCCCCTGGCAGCGACACCTCAACCTAGCCCGGGACCTGATGTGGAGGCGGCTGGCCGACCTGCGCAGGACAGCGCGTGGTTTGGAAGAGGACCGCATCTGCGCATTCTTGTGGAGCTGGTTCGCCTACCTGGACGTACTGGGGAGTCTGAGCGGCGGAATGCCCGACgagtcctcgtcgaggttcCGGCTGCTCGAGTACATAACCCACGACACTGGTGACGACATGCACGAAATCGACTGCATTATGGGTTTTACGACTCGATGCGTCCAGATCCTGGCGCAGATCGCTGAGCTGGCTCGTGTCTGCGACGAGCAACGGCTCGGCCCAGGCGGACCCCCGCCGTCCGCCTGGACGCCGGGCCCGGTCTTTGTGCAACGGGCGCACCAGCTCGAGCAGGAGCTGATGGACAGCATGTCGCAGCCGTCACCGCTGTGCAAACACATTCAGAgcgtcgagggcaaggacCGGCAGGAGATGATGCTCATGAACGAGGCCTTCCACTGGGCCGGGCTCATCCACCTGCGCAGGCGCGTCCTCGGAAAGTCACCGGGGCACGAGAGCGTCCAGGGTCCGGTGAAGAGGATCGTCGCGTGCCTGGAGTGCATCCGGCCCGGCGGGTCCGCGGAGACGGGGTTCTTATTCCCGATGTTCACGGCCGGGTGCAAtgccctggacgagggccAGCGGGGCAAGATATTAGAGAGGTTCAGGAGCGTGGAGAGCAACGGCATGACGCAGGTGAGTGTCACCCAcgtcccccctcctctccgccgtGTGTTGGTAGGCTTCCAAGCTGACGTTACGGTGTAGGTACACAAGGCGAGGGAGCTGATGGAACATGTCTGGGTATCGGGGCAAGCGTGGGAGCCTCTACTGTGCACGGAGTTCGTCGGCTGAACACAGAATGCACAGAGAGACCCAAGCTGCTTCTAGGGGCATTTGCGATTTCGGTCAGTTGAGGCGGCGTTCGGGTGGCGTTCTTGGGGCCGGACCGAGATGGGCATCATTAGGGCACATCATGATACAGGGGCATTCTGGACGCTAGTTATGACTTATGATCGGCTTCTGTCTACGCGTACTCATACGGCGAGTGGAGACACTCGAGTAAATGTCGCAAGGGTTTGACGTAGTATTCATATAGTTTGTTTAGCCACCTCAAGGATTTGGGGACTTCTCATCAGCCTAAATGCCTCAAGTTTTGCCCAAACATTCCCCGAGAAGATGGCAAATGTGAAAAGGCTGTGAAGGCCAGGACAGCAGTAGCGCGGTGATGGCCAAACTCTGCATTAAATATTAACTCCTTTGGCGGGGCTATGATATGAATAAGTACAGAGAAGACAAAAGAAATAATTGATATAAGAAACAAGCGTATCAAATATTCGTTAAAGTGCCCTTGGGCTACAACCTGCGGCCCTTGATCTTATCTCGTCAAATTAGAGGGTGATGGACCGACTACTAGTCGAtctcgaggatgccgacaCCGGCGACGGTGTTCTCGTCAGAGACCTTGGTGTCCTTGCCGTTGGCGGTGCTGAGGACGACGTAGACCTGACCCTTGGGGCCCTCGGGGATCTCAGGGACGACGTACTATGGAAAACAAGGTCAGCGTTGAACAGCAAGTAAAATCTCTCCGAGGGCGATAGGTTGAGGGGGGACGAGGGGAGGGAGCACTTacgtcctcgccgctgacgacgacctcgctGTAGTAGATGTCCAGGCCCGAGAAGAAAACGGCGTagacctcggcgtcggcgggaaCAGTCTTCGCGTCGACTGCGGCCTTGTAGGCGCCCTCGAAAACGGCGCCTTCGGAGTTCCGGGTAGGGCCGGCGGTGAGCTCG
The DNA window shown above is from Colletotrichum destructivum chromosome 2, complete sequence and carries:
- a CDS encoding Putative DAHP synthetase I/KDSA, DAHP synthase, class 1, aldolase-type TIM barrel; the encoded protein is MSSFFIENKNVGNKAESEDWRIRGYNPLTPPDLLQHEIAQTAKSKQTVIEGREEAVAIVNGTDEKQRLLVIIGPCSIHDPKAALEYCDLLLQAKEKHKDELLIVMRSYLEKPRTTVGWKGLINDPDIDNSFKINKGLRLSRQLFVDLTDKGMPIASEMLDTISPQFLADLLSVGAVGARTTESQLHRELASGLSFPVGFKNGTDGSLGVSIDAIGAVRHPHHFLSVTKPGVVAIVGTVGNEDCFTILRGGTRGTNYDAKSIAEAKAALEKAGLPQRLMVDCSHGNSLKNHKNQPRVAADLAGQIAGGEAAIMGVMIESNINEGNQKVPKEGKEGLKYGVSITDACIHWDDTVAVLDQLADAIKQRREVLGRNGQA
- a CDS encoding Putative cyclophilin-type peptidyl-prolyl cis-trans isomerase domain-containing protein → MADEDSKGNKRSHEAFAAQDDDSSSDDDMGPQLPSEAPKKKRRVLLYEKLYVAALPKSTRYSKSLMHKEQLAFVTVTPLTDFIITSSIDGVVKFWKKVAQGIEFVKEFKAHADEIRSVSVSQDGRSFATAGTDETVKIFDVITFDLLAMLKLKFVPRCVCWVHNRGASLPLLAVSEDTNSNIHIFDGRGEREDPIHSIKSLHRSPVTIMVFNSLYDCVLSADDKGMLEYWRPSGDYEKPDNVFEFKASTNLFEFKKAKSIPTSITISPTGKQFVTFSQPDRKIRIFDFASGKLYRTYDESLQVIEEMQQAGSVLQKLETVEFGRRFAVEREIDSAAYKNKANVIFDESGNFIIYGSIVGVKVLNTYTNQIVRVYGKDENFRAVNLAIYQGQPQKKGITTVEMGASANPLLQESESRDPILIATGVNKQRFYMFTNDEDISKSVRDVQNEKPTILGQKKAAEAKKIETGTAAVIHTSYGDIHIRLFPDAAPKAVENFVTHSKKGYYNNTIFHRVIRKFMIQGGDPLGDGTGGESIWGKEFADEFSSLKHDKPYTVSMANAGPNTNGSQFFITTEKTPWLDGKHTIFGRATQGLDIIHKIENVRTYKEKPEEDIKILNIDIV
- a CDS encoding Putative zn(2)Cys(6) fungal-type DNA-binding domain, fungal transcription factor gives rise to the protein MPRPKKPGAPEPKRRSRNGCWPCKARKVKCGEEHPTCTNCQKTGETCDYSVRLNWEGRRTKRSLSFGTATETAQLPEAPLEPQQSSFSHTFSISNSVPQIHHKSTIRRAQTSPESIKPGKRKLEPLGSIGDGPNQSGNSRFGTTWHSRAQMLATSPIVPEHAVTTAPGPRRIVPEVTNTLQRSHKRAKSLTGSSDSEGLRQHGPVSSPTSLTGTSPPVSRLHSGTGSISAGSPLTPVSLGFRYEDDTLSPILSLPSPASPESSRLSVNYLLSGSPNASHGRSRNTPSSLGPPFGSAITTGAPDEGLFYGYDHGILDTDIDQNDDSGAIPQMATYSPCDTAISNGMYSEASWRFEFVHSASVRDGYYRQPVPIWIPRNVHPLPPKLRDNPMNLLRQHHFLNHTAKVLVPYDDPKSNPFRTVLPQMAARNDHLLSLLLAYSAAHRARLLGQKEPQMRIALWVQDIFPVLRQALGDREQIISNTSLATAVMLASLEIISPTAFGYDIPWQRHLNLARDLMWRRLADLRRTARGLEEDRICAFLWSWFAYLDVLGSLSGGMPDESSSRFRLLEYITHDTGDDMHEIDCIMGFTTRCVQILAQIAELARVCDEQRLGPGGPPPSAWTPGPVFVQRAHQLEQELMDSMSQPSPLCKHIQSVEGKDRQEMMLMNEAFHWAGLIHLRRRVLGKSPGHESVQGPVKRIVACLECIRPGGSAETGFLFPMFTAGCNALDEGQRGKILERFRSVESNGMTQVHKARELMEHVWVSGQAWEPLLCTEFVG